In Holophagales bacterium, one DNA window encodes the following:
- a CDS encoding VWA domain-containing protein, with protein sequence MRRITRSERRWKARVGAAAFVATGMLFSARVAPAPTEVATTYREAISVELANVDVVVEDREGKPVQGLGREDFTVLVDGRPVELTNFAAYRFDAAPPRAAAPSASPAAAPPAVAAPATSPAAEPPPAATWVVYVDFSRLRHFARVEAVRQTRRFLERSMHPGEEVLVVGFDTRSLRVLGKLGDAAAAGRALEGIEGRAAIPGQPVALDADPIERAANEQEVELALQLQIGALRDLLSIVDALEGRVALLLVGGGMDLAGVADDRRGVLLGDYRRLLERANSGRVTMYSIYAGPDRFPPVGADTPKDQEPDLLSKLDAAVDAPTPEGRSTLAAFAEETGGLSFVSAKDLAASLSRARDDFDTYYSLGYRPPAGSSAKSQKLEVRVRDERLHVRHRRALRGRSPEQNAEEQTLAALLASPTSARPAANPLGLTVEVGTPQPVKLGRGLRVPVALRLPIGGLTLLAEGGRHLGRLAFQFVIEDPDGGYRRLEPRELPLEIPAAKLAAARQQRLGYSFELQLLQGTYRLAVTASDMVGGVHSTLAVPIEVGKGGTRTRRPAGFGPTPFDPGQ encoded by the coding sequence ATGCGCCGAATCACGCGGTCCGAGAGGCGATGGAAGGCGAGGGTGGGCGCCGCGGCGTTCGTGGCAACGGGCATGTTGTTTTCCGCACGAGTTGCGCCGGCACCGACGGAGGTTGCCACCACCTATCGCGAAGCGATCTCCGTCGAGCTGGCGAACGTCGACGTGGTGGTCGAGGACCGGGAAGGGAAGCCCGTTCAGGGCCTGGGGCGCGAGGACTTCACGGTGCTGGTCGACGGACGCCCGGTCGAGCTGACGAACTTCGCCGCTTACCGGTTCGATGCCGCTCCGCCGCGGGCCGCGGCGCCGTCCGCGTCACCCGCTGCGGCTCCTCCCGCGGTCGCGGCGCCCGCGACGAGCCCGGCAGCGGAGCCGCCGCCGGCGGCCACCTGGGTCGTCTATGTCGACTTCTCGCGACTACGCCATTTCGCACGGGTCGAAGCGGTGCGCCAGACGCGTCGCTTTCTCGAGCGGTCGATGCACCCGGGCGAGGAGGTCCTAGTCGTCGGCTTCGACACGCGCTCACTGCGCGTGCTGGGCAAGCTCGGGGACGCCGCGGCGGCGGGGCGGGCGCTCGAGGGTATCGAGGGCCGGGCGGCCATTCCAGGCCAACCCGTGGCACTCGATGCGGACCCGATCGAGCGCGCGGCGAACGAGCAGGAGGTCGAGCTGGCGCTGCAGCTGCAGATCGGGGCCCTCCGCGACCTGCTGTCGATCGTCGACGCGCTCGAGGGGCGGGTGGCGCTGCTGCTGGTCGGCGGCGGGATGGACCTCGCGGGGGTGGCGGACGATCGCCGCGGCGTCCTGCTCGGCGACTATCGCCGTCTCCTCGAGCGAGCCAACAGCGGGCGGGTGACGATGTACTCGATCTACGCGGGTCCGGACCGTTTCCCGCCGGTGGGTGCCGATACGCCGAAGGACCAGGAGCCGGATCTGCTCAGCAAGCTCGATGCCGCTGTCGATGCCCCGACGCCGGAGGGACGGAGCACGCTCGCGGCCTTCGCCGAGGAGACCGGGGGGCTCTCCTTCGTCAGTGCCAAGGACCTGGCCGCGAGCCTCTCGCGCGCCCGCGACGACTTCGACACCTACTACTCGCTCGGCTATCGGCCGCCGGCCGGCAGCTCGGCGAAGAGCCAGAAGCTCGAAGTCCGCGTTCGCGACGAACGGCTCCACGTCCGTCACCGCCGGGCGCTGCGCGGGAGGAGCCCGGAGCAGAACGCCGAGGAGCAGACGCTCGCGGCGCTGCTCGCGTCGCCGACATCCGCGCGTCCCGCCGCGAATCCCCTCGGCCTGACGGTGGAGGTCGGCACCCCGCAACCGGTCAAGCTCGGTCGTGGACTGCGGGTGCCGGTCGCCCTGCGTCTGCCGATCGGTGGCCTCACCCTGCTCGCGGAAGGTGGGCGGCACCTCGGGCGCCTTGCCTTCCAGTTCGTGATCGAGGATCCGGACGGCGGCTACCGACGGCTCGAGCCGCGCGAGCTCCCGCTCGAAATCCCTGCCGCCAAGCTGGCGGCGGCGCGCCAGCAGCGGCTCGGCTATTCGTTCGAGCTCCAGCTGCTCCAGGGCACCTATCGGCTGGCGGTGACCGCGTCGGACATGGTCGGGGGGGTGCACTCGACGTTGGCGGTGCCGATCGAGGTCGGCAAGGGCGGCACGCGGACCCGCCGGCCGGCAGGTTTCGGGCCAACCCCGTTCGATCCCGGCCAGTAG
- a CDS encoding phytanoyl-CoA dioxygenase family protein codes for MLDEQQWSDYSRDGYLRLGRVLEPTTVTELCARADDLALGRVRNPAIEMQLDTGGAYEALPGAVRSFAEGTLRYRKIQGLESDPLFSPLVRHPLIAEICARVYGAHAPVSIFRAMVMNKPAGQGTFLPWHQDGGDVWKLDRDPLVTIWVALDPATRENGCLEVVPGTHRLGLLSAHGSTVAPQEVERHCPPEAVRAVEVESGHAILLHNWLIHRSGINPSPVSRRAFTACYMDGRTVSTLTGDRFPMAFGSDGPHLDLPYVVQLRADQRAITTSLRVALGHRLRGLFRRAS; via the coding sequence ATGCTCGACGAGCAACAGTGGTCGGACTACTCCCGCGACGGCTACCTGCGCCTCGGCCGGGTTCTGGAGCCGACGACGGTCACCGAGCTCTGCGCCCGGGCCGACGACCTCGCGCTCGGGCGCGTCCGCAACCCGGCCATCGAGATGCAGCTCGACACCGGTGGCGCCTACGAGGCGCTGCCCGGCGCCGTGCGATCGTTCGCCGAGGGGACGTTGCGTTATCGCAAGATCCAGGGGCTGGAGAGCGATCCGCTCTTCTCCCCGCTGGTCCGGCACCCGCTCATCGCCGAGATCTGCGCTCGCGTCTACGGCGCCCACGCCCCGGTGTCGATCTTCCGCGCGATGGTGATGAACAAGCCGGCCGGACAGGGGACCTTCCTGCCCTGGCATCAGGACGGCGGCGACGTCTGGAAGCTCGATCGCGACCCGCTGGTGACGATCTGGGTCGCTCTCGATCCGGCGACGCGCGAGAACGGGTGCCTCGAGGTCGTTCCCGGCACACACCGCCTCGGCCTGCTGAGCGCACACGGCAGCACGGTCGCCCCGCAGGAGGTCGAGCGCCACTGCCCGCCGGAAGCGGTGCGCGCCGTCGAAGTGGAGAGCGGCCACGCCATCCTGCTGCACAACTGGCTCATCCACCGGTCGGGGATCAACCCTTCGCCGGTCTCCCGCCGGGCCTTCACCGCCTGCTACATGGACGGTCGCACGGTCAGCACGTTGACCGGCGATCGCTTTCCGATGGCCTTCGGCTCCGACGGACCGCACCTCGACCTGCCGTATGTCGTTCAGCTGCGGGCAGACCAGCGCGCCATCACCACCAGCTTGCGGGTCGCCCTCGGCCACCGCCTGCGGGGCCTGTTCCGGCGCGCCAGCTGA
- a CDS encoding pirin, which translates to MVWKPATPQLELVVPAGSASQFHPTAVERPSRAARRSGSLIRQALYLDQEDANAAGEVGFLARALVQATLPHSDPKANEFVRRNGHFTLSILAPKDVGLPFGRYPRLVLAYLTTEAVRRKSPDIELGSHFSHFCAALGIPPTMGPRGSLPMLREQLQRLFASTFQCIFHDESQGRHAGDGPLIAEKRELWWDPRPGKGEAAWGSHVLLSDRFFREATEAPVPLDLRVLRALRSPFEIDIYVWLTWRFFRLRRPVTIPWASLALQFGSRYSNPRHFKKRFLGYLRSVIDYYPEVRLESLAAGLLLKPSPTHVEERPARR; encoded by the coding sequence ATGGTCTGGAAGCCCGCAACCCCGCAGCTCGAGTTGGTCGTTCCGGCAGGCTCGGCGTCACAGTTTCATCCAACAGCTGTTGAGCGGCCGAGCCGCGCAGCGCGCCGCTCCGGCAGCCTGATCCGTCAGGCGCTCTACCTCGACCAGGAGGACGCCAACGCCGCCGGCGAGGTGGGCTTCCTCGCGCGGGCGCTGGTCCAGGCGACGCTTCCCCACAGCGACCCCAAGGCCAACGAGTTCGTCCGACGCAACGGGCACTTCACCCTCTCGATCCTGGCGCCGAAGGACGTGGGGCTCCCGTTTGGCCGATACCCGCGCCTGGTTCTGGCCTACCTGACGACGGAGGCGGTGCGGCGCAAGAGCCCCGACATCGAGCTCGGAAGCCACTTCTCCCACTTCTGTGCCGCCCTCGGCATTCCGCCGACCATGGGGCCGCGCGGATCGCTTCCCATGCTCCGGGAACAGCTCCAGCGGCTGTTCGCCTCGACCTTCCAGTGCATCTTTCACGACGAGAGCCAAGGCCGGCACGCCGGCGACGGCCCCCTGATCGCCGAGAAGCGCGAGCTCTGGTGGGACCCCCGGCCCGGGAAGGGTGAGGCAGCCTGGGGCTCGCACGTCCTGCTCTCGGACCGCTTCTTCAGGGAAGCGACCGAGGCGCCGGTCCCTCTCGACCTGCGGGTCCTGCGGGCCCTCCGGTCGCCCTTCGAGATCGACATCTACGTCTGGCTGACGTGGCGCTTCTTCCGGCTTCGGCGGCCGGTCACGATTCCCTGGGCCTCGCTGGCGCTTCAGTTCGGATCACGGTACTCCAATCCTCGCCACTTCAAGAAGCGCTTTCTGGGTTACCTGCGGAGCGTCATCGACTACTACCCGGAGGTGAGGCTTGAGAGTTTGGCTGCGGGCCTGCTGCTCAAGCCCTCTCCGACACACGTCGAGGAGCGACCTGCCAGGCGGTGA
- a CDS encoding DUF3857 domain-containing protein, translating to MPVDGMEAADAGNGIVQLLLDHQMSPADEALFVHDARKLTNAAGVQRGSQLSFGWDPSYQTLTLHFVSVLRGGKRINALRRADVKVLERETEMDWHLYDGSLTALLVLKDVRPGDVVDYAYSVHGENPILGGRYFDGLGMRGSVPYAEVRYRLLWPPGRALYTKAHGEVPDPVVTPQGAFTEYLWEAKNVPALLADSDLPSWFDPYPWVQISELASWRDVARWAVPLYELATPGEAVRAEARRIEAAGATPRDRVVAALRFVQEEIRYLGLEMGTGSYRPNPPRDVLARRFGDCKDKALLFVALLGELGVEARPALVHTEERQGLERWHPSPVAFNHVIVRVILEGKELWLDPTRTRQGGALEEIWLPPFRRALIVDSSTEGLATIPEHPGRGPWVSVAETWTVPAFDAAASFVVTTTRRGLAADAARANFAETSRDVIEKGSLEFYTERYPGISQEAPIETTDDLAANVFVVRESYSVKGLFAAEDGKRLLKASFYPQEIRNALPDPGSRQRTMPLALPYPDHLVHEAVVHLPTDWTMPVHDETVATWAFRFVSQASSAGREVRFRYEWNALRDAIAVAEAGPALAKISKIVDGLGWELTYDPDAPVAQPTSAWADLNLPVIAATLLLLVLCAAAAVKLAKWQLTTPTLPPSPSDESLVGLGGWLALFGFGCVVRPVVILVQVATSHAPTVFRSSAWSALTSPGGASYHPVWAPLLLGELFVNVALFVLSLLLVVVFFQKKRVFPPLAIATLTVMFVLSVADNAAAQFLPASVRPASAAATTEVGRAAIQGFLWIPYFVRSRRVRATFVN from the coding sequence GTGCCGGTCGACGGGATGGAGGCGGCCGACGCCGGCAACGGGATCGTCCAACTCCTGCTCGACCACCAGATGAGCCCCGCCGACGAGGCACTCTTCGTCCACGATGCGCGCAAGCTCACCAACGCTGCCGGGGTGCAGCGAGGCTCCCAACTCTCCTTCGGATGGGATCCGAGCTACCAGACGCTCACGCTCCACTTCGTCTCCGTGCTGCGTGGCGGCAAGCGGATCAACGCGCTTCGCCGGGCCGACGTCAAGGTCCTCGAGCGCGAAACGGAGATGGACTGGCATCTCTACGACGGGTCGCTGACCGCCTTGCTGGTCCTCAAGGACGTGCGGCCCGGGGATGTCGTCGACTACGCCTACTCGGTGCACGGCGAGAACCCGATCCTCGGCGGACGGTACTTCGACGGGCTGGGGATGCGTGGCTCGGTGCCCTACGCCGAGGTCCGCTACCGCCTTCTCTGGCCGCCGGGGCGGGCCCTGTACACCAAGGCCCACGGGGAGGTCCCCGACCCCGTCGTCACGCCGCAGGGAGCGTTCACCGAGTACCTCTGGGAGGCGAAGAACGTGCCGGCGCTGCTCGCCGACTCGGACCTTCCCTCGTGGTTCGATCCGTATCCCTGGGTCCAGATCTCCGAGCTGGCTTCGTGGCGCGACGTCGCGCGCTGGGCCGTTCCCCTCTACGAGCTCGCGACCCCAGGCGAGGCGGTTCGCGCCGAGGCCCGGCGGATCGAGGCCGCGGGCGCCACGCCGCGCGACCGTGTCGTGGCGGCCCTGCGCTTCGTGCAAGAGGAGATCCGCTATCTCGGTCTCGAGATGGGCACCGGCTCCTATCGCCCGAACCCGCCACGCGATGTCCTGGCCCGCCGCTTCGGCGATTGCAAGGACAAGGCGCTGCTCTTCGTGGCGCTCCTCGGCGAGCTCGGCGTCGAGGCGAGACCCGCGCTCGTTCACACGGAGGAGCGTCAGGGGCTCGAGCGATGGCACCCCTCTCCGGTGGCTTTCAACCACGTGATCGTCCGCGTGATCCTCGAGGGCAAGGAGCTCTGGCTCGATCCGACGCGGACGCGGCAGGGAGGAGCGCTCGAAGAGATCTGGCTTCCGCCCTTCCGCCGGGCGCTGATCGTCGATTCGTCGACGGAGGGCCTGGCGACGATCCCGGAGCATCCCGGGCGCGGGCCGTGGGTGAGCGTGGCCGAAACCTGGACGGTTCCCGCCTTCGACGCCGCGGCGTCGTTCGTGGTCACGACGACCCGCCGGGGCCTCGCTGCCGACGCGGCTCGCGCGAACTTTGCGGAGACCTCTCGCGACGTCATCGAGAAGGGTTCGCTCGAGTTCTACACCGAGCGCTACCCCGGCATCTCACAGGAAGCGCCGATCGAGACGACCGACGATCTGGCGGCCAACGTTTTCGTCGTGCGTGAGAGCTACTCGGTGAAGGGGCTGTTCGCGGCGGAGGACGGAAAGCGCCTGCTCAAAGCCTCGTTCTATCCGCAGGAGATCCGCAACGCGCTGCCCGACCCGGGGTCGCGCCAGCGGACGATGCCGCTCGCCCTGCCCTACCCCGATCATCTCGTGCACGAGGCCGTCGTCCACCTGCCGACCGACTGGACCATGCCGGTGCACGACGAGACGGTGGCGACCTGGGCCTTCCGCTTCGTCAGCCAGGCCAGCAGCGCCGGCCGGGAGGTGAGGTTCCGATACGAATGGAATGCGCTCCGGGACGCCATCGCGGTGGCGGAAGCGGGTCCGGCTCTGGCGAAGATCTCGAAGATCGTCGACGGCCTCGGTTGGGAACTGACCTACGATCCGGACGCCCCGGTCGCGCAGCCGACCTCGGCGTGGGCGGACCTGAACCTCCCCGTCATCGCGGCGACGTTGCTTCTCCTCGTCCTTTGCGCGGCGGCGGCGGTGAAGCTCGCGAAGTGGCAGCTCACGACCCCCACCCTTCCGCCGTCGCCATCGGACGAGTCCCTCGTCGGCCTCGGCGGCTGGCTCGCGCTCTTCGGGTTCGGCTGCGTCGTGCGGCCGGTGGTGATTCTCGTCCAGGTGGCGACGAGCCATGCGCCGACGGTCTTCCGTTCGAGCGCCTGGAGTGCGCTCACCAGTCCCGGCGGTGCGTCGTACCACCCGGTCTGGGCGCCGCTCCTGCTCGGGGAGCTTTTCGTCAACGTCGCCCTCTTCGTCCTCTCGCTCCTCCTCGTGGTGGTCTTCTTCCAGAAGAAGCGGGTCTTTCCGCCGCTCGCCATCGCCACGCTGACGGTGATGTTCGTCCTCTCCGTGGCCGACAACGCCGCGGCGCAGTTCCTTCCCGCGAGCGTGCGTCCTGCCTCGGCGGCGGCGACGACCGAGGTGGGGCGAGCCGCCATCCAGGGGTTCCTCTGGATCCCGTACTTCGTCCGTTCGCGGCGCGTGCGCGCCACCTTCGTGAACTGA
- a CDS encoding polysaccharide pyruvyl transferase family protein, translated as MGATPRVVIVADVGSGNAEHVGDNAMFEANVAALTQRLPGLEVSLLARRPWRSAEIRVAELPALDFPRLDEASDGERRKLLELVSAAVRSGRFATLGRRAESVAALVAALSRADALVVSGGGNLNARWPEHLFERAAAVEVARRLGRPVAFLGQTLGPALAPDQRAVLGEALRSAAWVGVRELPSAALALALGVPEGRVDYQLDDACFLQPRPPEPDERRQLPDWGDGRWIALTFHPFCAPSDLACDRIGEQLGALASALGARLLFLPHEAADDAGRSDREVSHALVARLPRRVESWICPVLPARLVRWITAQACMVVSTRYHPLVFGLAAGVPCLGLWSDDYSRIKVQGALRHAGQSEWSCALEEGAAGALLARGLDLWQRRDVTSAHLAALHPGWRVREERRWRRLLAALGLSSSRATPSESSTGRAEPALEPRDSLLGADPQALALALLETLEEERAAAGAELERRRAELRWVVGTSTWKLRSRLLRLRPLLSAYRTLSRRRDGAR; from the coding sequence ATGGGAGCGACACCGCGCGTCGTCATCGTGGCCGACGTGGGGAGCGGGAACGCCGAACACGTCGGCGACAACGCCATGTTCGAGGCAAACGTGGCGGCGCTGACGCAACGTCTCCCGGGCCTCGAGGTGAGCCTGCTGGCTCGCCGTCCCTGGCGATCGGCAGAGATACGGGTCGCCGAGCTCCCGGCGCTCGACTTCCCACGCCTGGACGAGGCGTCGGACGGCGAGCGCCGCAAGCTCCTCGAACTGGTCAGCGCCGCGGTGCGGAGCGGCCGCTTCGCGACACTCGGTCGACGTGCCGAGTCCGTCGCAGCGTTGGTGGCGGCGCTCTCCCGCGCGGATGCGCTGGTCGTCTCGGGCGGCGGCAACCTCAACGCGCGATGGCCGGAACATCTCTTCGAGCGGGCCGCCGCGGTCGAGGTTGCTCGCCGCCTGGGCAGGCCGGTGGCCTTTCTCGGTCAGACGCTCGGTCCGGCGCTCGCCCCCGACCAGCGGGCCGTGCTCGGCGAGGCGCTCCGCTCTGCCGCCTGGGTCGGCGTGCGCGAGCTCCCTTCGGCGGCCCTCGCCCTGGCGCTCGGTGTGCCGGAGGGCCGAGTCGACTATCAGCTCGACGACGCCTGCTTCCTTCAGCCACGCCCGCCGGAGCCGGACGAGCGACGACAGTTGCCCGATTGGGGGGACGGCCGCTGGATCGCCCTCACCTTTCACCCGTTCTGCGCCCCCTCGGACCTCGCGTGCGACCGGATCGGCGAGCAGCTGGGAGCGCTTGCCTCCGCTCTCGGTGCGCGACTGCTGTTCCTGCCGCACGAAGCGGCCGATGACGCCGGACGGAGCGACCGCGAGGTGAGCCACGCCCTGGTTGCGCGGCTTCCGCGCCGGGTCGAATCCTGGATCTGTCCCGTACTTCCCGCCCGACTCGTGCGCTGGATCACCGCGCAGGCCTGCATGGTCGTCAGCACGCGCTACCACCCGCTGGTCTTCGGCCTCGCCGCCGGAGTGCCGTGTCTCGGGCTCTGGAGCGACGACTACAGCCGCATCAAGGTCCAGGGCGCCCTGCGCCATGCCGGTCAGAGCGAATGGAGCTGCGCTCTGGAGGAGGGCGCAGCCGGAGCGCTCCTGGCCCGTGGCCTCGACCTCTGGCAGCGACGCGACGTGACGAGTGCGCACCTGGCCGCTCTGCACCCTGGATGGCGTGTCCGCGAAGAACGTCGCTGGAGACGGCTCCTCGCCGCCCTCGGCCTGTCGAGCTCGCGGGCCACGCCGAGCGAGAGCTCGACGGGGCGAGCCGAGCCCGCGCTCGAGCCGCGCGATTCTCTGCTCGGTGCCGACCCGCAGGCTCTCGCCCTGGCGCTTCTCGAGACCCTGGAGGAGGAGCGCGCGGCGGCCGGCGCGGAGCTCGAGCGCCGGCGCGCCGAGCTGCGCTGGGTGGTGGGGACGTCGACCTGGAAGCTCCGCTCCCGGCTGCTCCGTTTGCGCCCACTCCTCTCTGCCTATCGGACGCTGTCGCGACGCCGTGACGGAGCGCGCTGA
- a CDS encoding sigma-70 family RNA polymerase sigma factor, producing the protein MNEPALERLLPEAYDELRRLAARAMRDQRPDHTLQPTALVHEVYLKLAGSSHQLVNRAHLFATAARAMRQILVDHARARASEKRGASPVKVTLSLAEPSAEPEIFDLLAFDEAMERLGALDDQQVRILELRCFVGLSVEETAEALGISPRTVKRDAAMAKAWLFRELGLSRGT; encoded by the coding sequence ATGAACGAGCCTGCCCTGGAACGCCTTCTGCCCGAGGCCTACGACGAGCTGCGTCGGCTCGCGGCGCGGGCGATGCGCGATCAGCGGCCCGACCACACCCTCCAACCCACCGCGCTCGTTCACGAGGTCTACCTCAAGCTCGCCGGGTCGTCGCACCAGCTCGTGAACCGGGCGCACCTCTTCGCGACCGCCGCGCGGGCGATGCGGCAGATCCTCGTCGATCACGCCCGGGCGCGTGCCAGCGAGAAGCGCGGCGCGAGCCCCGTCAAGGTCACGCTGTCGCTTGCCGAGCCGTCCGCCGAGCCGGAGATCTTCGACCTGCTCGCCTTCGACGAAGCGATGGAGCGTCTCGGGGCGCTCGACGACCAGCAGGTGCGGATCCTCGAGCTGCGTTGCTTCGTCGGTCTTTCGGTCGAGGAGACGGCGGAGGCTCTCGGGATCTCGCCGCGGACGGTCAAGCGCGACGCCGCGATGGCCAAGGCGTGGCTCTTCCGCGAGCTCGGACTCTCTCGTGGAACCTGA
- a CDS encoding serine/threonine protein kinase, giving the protein MEPDPQRYRRLRELFHEAVELPDNGRERYLASLGGGDAAFVEELRSLLGAEAEAGDFVSAALAVHQRALDDDLGASLVGRRVGAYRLERLLGRGGMGVVYLGHRADESFEQRVAVKLLRPELASPDLVDRFRTERQALANLRHPNIARLLDGGSTEEGLPFLVMEYVEGAPLEEYCAAHRLSVEARLELFATVCAAVEEAHRNLIVHRDIKPANILVDESGTAKLLDFGVAKLLDRAGEAGAAMTQALGYATPAFASPEQLAGESITTATDVYALGVLLHRLLTGRHPYRLDEATPTERVRIVREVLPALPSTTAAAARESPPGMPEPSRLARRLAGDLDQIVLKALRKEPPRRYASVTELAEDLARHRRGLPVHARPDTVPYRVGRFVRRHWLGVAASALVALGLAGGLLAYARQARMARAEAARAEIERATAEQELAFLGRVLSAADPGAGAGRRVTVAEVLDNASRHLGSELGGRPEVERSLRRTLGETYLSLGLLPEAERELRRAVALSPPEAVVERERLGKALADQGRWQEADAEIDRALAVCAAASPPEAACAFALSLKTLVLQNLGKTKEAITVGREALALLESSFPEERGELAAVLNNLGICFGNQGDLVTAETFHRRALDMAVAARGESHPLTADLTGNLAGVLDMQGRFAEAEPLYRRALTLQESLRGERHFAFVRTLTSYANLLWLMKRPGEAEPIAQRALALAHSALEPDHPMVAYAENTLGSVLLDLGKAREAEPHIRLALEARRRTLPRGHWLIASAQSNLGAALLGAGRLAEAEQELTEAYQVLARDRGVTHEKTLLTASRLARLFAATDRPAEAERYRDLSAPPRPAR; this is encoded by the coding sequence GTGGAACCTGATCCACAGCGCTATCGACGACTTCGCGAGCTCTTCCACGAGGCGGTCGAGCTCCCGGACAACGGACGAGAGCGCTATCTCGCGTCCCTCGGCGGGGGGGACGCGGCATTCGTCGAGGAGCTTCGTTCGCTCCTCGGCGCCGAGGCGGAGGCGGGGGACTTCGTCTCCGCGGCGCTTGCGGTGCATCAGCGGGCCCTCGACGACGACCTCGGCGCGAGCCTCGTCGGGCGGCGCGTCGGGGCCTACCGCCTGGAACGCCTGCTCGGACGGGGTGGCATGGGCGTCGTCTACCTCGGGCATCGCGCCGACGAGTCGTTCGAGCAGCGGGTCGCGGTCAAGCTCCTCCGTCCGGAGCTCGCCTCGCCGGACCTCGTCGATCGGTTCCGTACCGAGCGCCAGGCGCTCGCCAATCTCCGCCATCCGAACATCGCCCGCCTGCTCGACGGTGGCTCGACGGAGGAGGGCCTGCCGTTCCTGGTGATGGAGTACGTCGAGGGAGCTCCTCTCGAGGAGTACTGCGCGGCCCACCGGCTGTCGGTCGAGGCACGGCTCGAGCTCTTCGCCACGGTGTGTGCGGCCGTCGAGGAGGCCCATCGCAACCTGATCGTCCACCGCGACATCAAGCCGGCGAACATCCTCGTCGACGAGAGCGGCACGGCGAAGCTCCTCGACTTCGGCGTCGCCAAGCTCCTCGATCGAGCGGGCGAGGCCGGCGCGGCGATGACCCAGGCGCTCGGCTACGCGACGCCGGCCTTCGCGAGCCCCGAACAGCTCGCCGGCGAGTCGATCACTACGGCCACCGACGTCTACGCCCTCGGCGTCCTGTTGCATCGGCTGCTGACCGGGCGTCATCCCTATCGACTCGACGAGGCGACGCCGACGGAGCGGGTGCGGATCGTTCGCGAAGTGCTCCCGGCCCTGCCGTCGACCACCGCCGCCGCAGCGAGGGAGTCGCCTCCGGGGATGCCGGAGCCGTCGCGGCTCGCGCGGCGCCTTGCGGGAGATCTCGACCAGATCGTCCTCAAGGCCCTGCGCAAGGAGCCGCCCCGGCGCTACGCCTCGGTGACGGAGCTCGCCGAAGACCTTGCCCGCCATCGCCGTGGCCTCCCGGTTCATGCTCGGCCGGACACGGTGCCCTATCGGGTGGGACGGTTTGTGCGGCGCCACTGGCTGGGCGTCGCGGCGTCGGCTCTCGTGGCGCTCGGGCTGGCCGGCGGTCTCCTTGCCTACGCGCGCCAGGCGCGGATGGCTCGCGCCGAGGCCGCACGAGCCGAGATCGAGCGGGCCACGGCCGAGCAGGAGCTGGCCTTTCTCGGGCGCGTCCTTTCCGCAGCGGACCCGGGAGCCGGGGCGGGGCGCCGCGTCACTGTCGCCGAGGTGCTCGACAACGCCTCGCGGCATCTCGGCTCCGAGCTGGGAGGGCGTCCCGAGGTCGAGCGCAGCCTCCGCCGCACACTCGGCGAGACCTACCTCAGCCTCGGCCTCCTGCCGGAGGCCGAGCGCGAGTTGCGCCGCGCCGTGGCGCTCTCGCCGCCCGAAGCGGTTGTGGAGCGGGAGCGGCTCGGCAAGGCGCTGGCGGATCAGGGGCGGTGGCAGGAGGCCGACGCCGAGATCGATCGGGCCCTCGCGGTCTGCGCGGCCGCTTCGCCACCCGAGGCGGCCTGCGCCTTCGCCCTCAGCTTGAAGACGCTCGTCCTGCAGAACCTCGGCAAGACGAAGGAGGCGATCACGGTCGGCCGCGAGGCGCTGGCACTCCTCGAAAGCTCGTTCCCCGAGGAGCGCGGTGAGCTCGCCGCGGTGCTCAACAACCTCGGCATCTGCTTCGGCAACCAGGGCGATCTCGTCACCGCCGAGACCTTCCATCGCCGGGCCCTCGACATGGCGGTGGCGGCGAGAGGAGAGAGCCACCCGCTGACCGCCGACCTCACGGGCAACCTCGCCGGCGTGCTCGACATGCAAGGGAGGTTCGCCGAGGCGGAGCCGCTCTATCGTCGGGCGCTCACGCTGCAGGAGTCGCTTCGCGGCGAGCGTCACTTCGCCTTCGTCCGGACGCTCACCTCCTACGCGAATCTGCTCTGGCTGATGAAGCGGCCGGGGGAGGCCGAGCCGATCGCGCAGCGTGCGCTCGCGCTGGCCCATTCGGCCCTCGAGCCGGATCACCCGATGGTGGCGTACGCGGAGAACACGCTCGGCTCGGTGCTGCTCGACCTCGGCAAGGCCCGCGAAGCCGAGCCGCACATTCGCCTCGCCCTCGAGGCGCGACGCCGCACCCTTCCGCGAGGGCATTGGCTGATCGCCAGCGCGCAGTCGAACCTCGGCGCCGCCCTTCTCGGCGCGGGTCGGCTGGCGGAGGCCGAGCAGGAGCTGACCGAGGCCTACCAGGTGCTGGCCAGGGATCGCGGGGTCACCCACGAGAAGACGCTCTTGACCGCCTCTCGCCTCGCCCGGCTCTTCGCTGCGACCGATCGCCCCGCCGAGGCAGAGCGGTATCGAGACCTCTCGGCACCGCCGCGGCCGGCTCGCTGA